One genomic region from Arthrobacter pigmenti encodes:
- a CDS encoding SDR family oxidoreductase: MSRIAVIGGHGKVALQLARILTGGGHEVSSIFRNPGHRADVESTGAQPVVADVTQLSSSELADVLRGHDAVVWSAGAAGSSPEDTYAIDRDAAIRSMDAAKEAGVDRYVMVSYLGARKDHGVPEDNGFFHYAEAKAAADDYLRGTDLSWTILGPGALTTDPGTGAIEVSTEPEQDSVAREDVAQVAAAVLSNPGTVGKFIQFNTGATPIAEAVEVA, translated from the coding sequence ATGTCGCGCATTGCCGTCATCGGAGGGCATGGGAAGGTCGCGCTTCAGTTGGCCCGCATCCTGACGGGTGGAGGCCATGAGGTTAGTTCCATCTTCCGCAACCCCGGCCATAGGGCGGACGTGGAATCGACCGGCGCCCAGCCTGTTGTCGCGGATGTGACTCAGCTTTCGAGCAGCGAATTGGCTGATGTCCTGCGAGGGCACGACGCCGTCGTGTGGTCTGCCGGGGCTGCCGGCAGCAGTCCGGAAGACACTTACGCGATTGACCGTGATGCCGCTATCCGTTCGATGGATGCGGCGAAAGAGGCGGGTGTTGACCGCTATGTCATGGTTTCCTACCTCGGTGCGCGGAAGGACCACGGCGTTCCTGAGGACAACGGATTCTTCCACTATGCGGAGGCGAAGGCAGCGGCTGACGATTATCTGCGCGGGACGGACCTTTCCTGGACCATTCTTGGTCCGGGCGCACTCACTACCGATCCTGGGACCGGGGCCATTGAGGTGTCGACCGAGCCGGAGCAGGATTCGGTAGCCCGCGAGGACGTCGCCCAGGTTGCTGCCGCCGTGCTGAGCAACCCCGGCACCGTGGGGAAGTTCATCCAGTTCAACACCGGCGCCACGCCTATCGCTGAAGCAGTCGAGGTTGCGTAG